In a single window of the Drosophila albomicans strain 15112-1751.03 chromosome 3, ASM965048v2, whole genome shotgun sequence genome:
- the LOC117570110 gene encoding serine/threonine-protein phosphatase 6 regulatory ankyrin repeat subunit B-like isoform X3 — protein sequence MAANREFFNEIINNIDDIFGQAQPVSFQANPIFKTEQGKYLADTLADPLIKALTEIANKRPKDPVAYLANYLQHFMDERKPITEAEVHSGSSSKTSSNSTALASSNSKMNGNRIANNRPQLVELDARSLVEQQQLQEEDDDEDGALAVQHMEERDEHGQSMLHFACARSHRRGALYTLIEESRIDITYRDELYRTARDVALQANQPNNAAEIDRFLLAQAVVGDVDSFEQLALQGYDHILDIEDESGKTILDVAGERQNEALVNFLNNLRAMEEAREELHQMIRDKNLVRIKELTAVPNAKWLIRTKNYYGRTALHIAVLKESEEMVQHLVQLCPEALKVTDNLERTVLHYALGTNFCETVSRILIQNGAKRTAKDLKGRQPSYYFINKADILRLQEEEEESR from the exons GTCAGGCGCAGCCTGTGAGCTTTCAGGCGAATCCCATCTTCAAAACGGAGCAAGGAAAATATCTGGCAGACA CATTGGCCGATCCCTTGATCAAGGCATTAACAGAGATTGCCAACAAGCGTCCCAAGGATCCCGTTGCCTATCTGGCCAATTATCTGCAGCATTTCATGGACGAACGCAAACCCATCACAGAGGCAGAAGTTCActcgggcagcagcagcaagacgAGCAGCAATTCAACGGCTTTGgccagctccaactccaagATGAATGGTAATCGCATTGCCAACAATCGCCCACAACTTGTGGAACTCGATGCACGTTCGCTGGtcgagcaacagcagctgcaggagGAGGATGATGACGAGGACGGCGCTCTGGCTGTGCAACATATGGAGGAACGGGATGAGCATGGCCAGAGCATGTTGCACTTTGCCTGTGCTCGTTCGCATCGTCGTGGGGCGCTCTACACGCTCATCGAGGAGTCACGCATCGATATCACCTACAGGGATGAGTTGTATCGTACGGCCAGAGATGTCGCTTTGCAGGCGAATCAGCCCAATAATGCTGCCGAAATCGATAGATTTCTGCTCGCTCAAGCAGTTGTTG GTGATGTGGACAGCTTTGAGCAGCTGGCCTTGCAGGGTTACGATCATATACTGGACATTGAGGATGAGAGCGGCAAAACCATTTTGGATGTGGCTGGCGAGCGACAGAATGAGGCACTCGTCAACTTTTTGAACAACTTACGTGCTATGGAGGAAGCGCGTGAGGAGCTGCATCAAATGATACGCGATAAGAATTTGGTACGCATAAAGGAGCTGACTGCCGTGCCCAATGCCAAGTGGCTGATCAGGACCAAAAACTACTatg GTCGCACTGCTCTGCACATAGCTGTGCTCAAGGAGTCCGAGGAAATGGTTCAGCACTTGGTGCAGCTTTGTCCTGAGGCACTCAAAGTCACGGATAAC CTTGAACGCACTGTTTTGCATTATGCTTTGGGCACCAATTTCTGCGAGACAGTCAGTCGTATTCTTATACAGAACGGCGCCAAGCGCACGGCAAAGGATCTCAAGGGTAGGCAGCCGAGCTACTACTTCATTAATAAGGCGGACATACTGCGGCtacaggaggaggaggaggagagtcGCTGA